ACGCTGGTAACATCTTTAAACAAAGGTTCTTTAAAATATGGGAAAACAGATCCTTTGTATGCAAGCATTCTTTTCTGCATATCACGGTTAAGGCTAAATGTTTCCCTATACACCTTTCCTTTACGGTTCCAGTAGGTGGAAGCTGCTTCGAGCTGATTGGAGGCATAGGTAACAGAGCAAAATAAGTTTTCCCGATTTTTGTCAAGGACAAAATTCCAGTCATGGCCCAGGTTCATATCGCCACGCATGAACATCATGTCACGGCCACAAGGGATTCCCAGTGCCCGGCAAACGAATATAAACAGGTCGGAACTCTCGCGGCAATTACCGGAATGCCATTTTACAATATCTGGTCCAACGCTTGGCCCGTAAAAAGAAGTTGCGAATTGAAAAGGCCTTCTCTTCTTTAAAATATTCAGAACCACCCCGGCTACATACGCAGGGTCCCCGGCTTCGGGGCGATTTCTTATACTATCGAGCATAGGATTGAACGTTTCATACACACTCTTACGCCAAAAGCTTAACTGTTCATTTCCTACGCGGTACGGCAGCACGTATTCAATAAAGTTGTCATAAGCAACATTCTTTCCCCAAGGCTGCTCCCGCCATGCTTTAAAAGCATATTCAATGTTTTCAATCAATAACGCTGTATCGATATCAACATCCGATATTTTTTTCAGCTGGTCGTAATTAAAGGGACCGCATACCTCTTTAACAGAATCGATAACCTTATCCTGTGGCATTCCTGTACTACGCAACTCGTATAACATTTTGAAATGCCGAACGCCATCTCCCTGGTAGCCGAAATGATAAGGAAGGTTTTGAATTAAGAATTTTGCCGCATCCAGCTTTTGTGGGTCATTTTGATATTTTTTCAAGACAGCTTTCAAATGCTTGTTTTGGGACAAAATTTTATTATCCACACCAAACGACTGAGCATTCAGATAAAGCGATATTGTTGTGTAAAAAGCAACCAGTAAAGCCGGTTTTATAAATACCAGAGACTTCATAAAATATTCTATTTATAATATTTGTATTTTCCGTTTAACCTTTATCCTATTATCGATACGAAAAAGATGTACCTACATTACTAATGAACCTACCAGGTTTTTTTTATTTTAGAGAAGGAGGAAACAACCCGATATAAGCACCAGCTTTCATAGTGCTCATTTTATTTATTAAAAATAATTATCTCAACGGCACTATTATTACCGTAAATAATCGTCATACCGTTTTCTTTAACGAGAACTCTCTCCTGACTTTATACTATCTAACATAAGTCACTTTACTTCCAGAATACCCTTAGCAGTATTTTTTATATATTGAACCCGGGATGATGGAATTTTTACTGGCATTTCCAATATAGCATTTGCTATGCGACGTGCATTAACGCTATCATTCTTTGACTGGTATAGTTTTAAGAGCTCATACCTTAATCCAAATCTAGCAGGAAGAAAATTGCAAAGCCACTTTCTACAGGCAATGGCATCGTTGACTTGTCCATTTTCAAAACAGGCAACCGATAATGTTTCTATTGTTTGCAGGGATATAAAATATCTCCTGGCATCATCCAGAACTATAGCAGAGCCGGCAGTATGCCCTTCGTTAAGCAGTACATATCCGTAATCAGTTAAGAACTTGCCATCTTTACCTAAAGATTTTTCCAGGCTCCTATATGTATTCATTCTTATTTCAGCGCTTCCGGCGCTTCCTCTTACCTGCATCCAATGGCAATATGAATAAAACAAGCTAATACTTTTAACAGATACACAAGAGAGTAATAGTACACTAATGGTTAGTGAAAGTATTTTTAGTTTCAGATTAAAGACAGCTGCAATACGATTATTTATAAAAGAGAAAAAAGAGGATGTAGCTAATATTACCGCGGTGAAAAAACAAAAGGAGAATAGCCATAATAAGTAATTCACATGTAAGGGATAAGAAGCAAGGCTACAGGAAAGGATACCAATTACTGTTAGTTTCAGTGCCCTCATAAGCCTGAAGTGCTTAGCGGACTTAAGACTAAAAAAGCCAATCATTAGTATAACAAACAATGCAAAGCCTATCAATCCTATTTCTTTCAACAACTGAAGCAGCTCATTAAAGATGATATAGCTTTCACCGGCATTTAAGAAGAAAGATGTTGGCGGTTGCGAATGGGAGGCAAAATATTCTGCCTGCCATTGGGGGTAGTACCAACTAAAACGGCCTAATCCAGTTCCGGTAAGAAGGAAGTCGTCCATATGTTCCCATGTGATCGCTATTTTCATCATACGCCCCAGTGCTGACGCTTTTTTCATGGCAAAGAGAGAGCAGGCTGATAATGATACTACCATTACCATAATTGATATTACAGCAAAGCGTCCCCCTTTAGTCATTGCGGCCATTTTTCTTCTAAGCCAGTGTCCATGCCTTAACAGGATACATGCCAGACTTATTGTGGCCAGAGAAAGATATGAAGTGCGGCTTTGTGTTTTGTATACCAGAAAAACTGTAGCAACGAACAGGGTGATATATATTCCCCATCGAAGTGATTTAAGTCCTCTTACTTTATTCCCAATGAATTTTACCTGTCCGGAACCGGCTTCCAATATCAGGAAGTACATCAATGGCAACTGTACCACCAAGTACATTGCCATCACGCCCGAATTTTGAAAGCTTCCTTTTATATCCAAGCTACCATCATTTGAAGAGCCATCGATGTCATTATACTGCATGTATCCCAGAAAAAGCTCATACACAAATACCATCGAAAGCAGTATCAATACCACATAAATAGCCTTCATTTCCCGAACAAACAACAAAAGGCCGGTAGCAAGTAAAACAGTAACAACAACAAAAAAGTGTTCATTTCCCCAATGATAATATTTGCTGCATAAAATAAGTCCCGATATAATAGTCAGAAAAAGCGAAAACAAAATCTGCGGAATGCCATATGGGATGCCATGCTGCAAAAGAGAAAGCACTATAATAACAACTGCAACCGGCCAAACGAAAATGAGATAATATTGATCATTAATATCAATTTCATAGTTAAAAGAAAAAGGATAAATAAAGGCGAAGAAAGAAACGAGGCAAACATTCAGCAGGATAAAAAGCAGGAGGATGAAATATTTTATAGCTGCTGAATATTTAAGATTAGCTATTTCCATAGTAGACAAAGCCTTTAACCAAATAAATTTTTAATCAAAATTATATTGGTTCACGGCCCTAATACAGCCGGGAAGACAAACAAATACATTATAAGTAATTTGTGGTAACCGGCAGCAAAAACATTTTTCATTAGTTTTTTTTTGTATTTTAGAGCAATCTTGAAATCGATTTCAAGAATTAAAAACTTAGCTTTTGCCATATGCTTTTGTCCAGTTGTCTATTGTGGAGACATGGGAAGTTTTATGACAGTTAGTTAAGGAGACTTACCCATTACCTAAATACATTTTAAAGCAGAAACACTTACAACCCAAAAGACACCCTACTATGACTACCAGAAGCATCAACAGACTAGACAAAATCCATTATCTTATTTCTCAACGGAACACAGGCTCTCCACAACAGCTTTCAAAAAAGCTTAGAATTTCTGAGCGATGTGCCAGGCAGTATATCACACTTTTAAAGGAGTTGGGAGCTCCCATCGTTTATTCCAGAAAACGCAATACCTATTTTTACAAAGAAGACGGCTATTTTATATTCCAGTTTACTAAACTGTAGGGTTGGTATTTATCGTATGTTAGTTTACCGGAAGCTGTTTATTCTTTTTTTCCAAATTTACGCGGGTAATACGAGAGCGTAATCATGTAATACTGTTGCAAAACATTTGAAGTAGTGAGTGTCTGGCTATTTGCCGAAGCAGTATTTACAATACCTTTGTTTTGCCGAAGTATGTCTAATGCGGCCAATTTAATTTCCGCATTATTTCCTTTCAAAAAGCGATAAGAAAGGCTTGCATTCCAGATAGTAAAGTACAAAGCGTCTGAATTATTACTATTGCTTTTGTTGTAAGTAAGATTTGTATTCCAGGCGAAGTGCTTTGGGAACTGCAGTGCAGTTATCAGCCTTAGATAACTATTGGTACTTTTAAAGCTATTATTATCAAAACCTTCCTGTCGGCTATTGTATATTCTTAAACCGGCTTCGGTTTTTACGTTTAGCAGATCTTTATGTCCGAATCCGAGGTAAAATAAGAGATTCTGATAACTTCCTATACTAGTATTCAGTGTATTATTAACATATTGCGGTTCCTCGCTGATATTAATACTGTATCGTCCGTTTACCTCGAGGGTAGTATTTTTCCTGATTTCAATATACTTTCTGATACCACTTTCGATATTTACGAATTTGTTTCCATCGACATTTACAGTATAAACCGTTCTAACCCCTTCCTTGTTGTATAGAGTGCTATCAGCAAAGCTGTTATTTATTTTGCCCAGCTTAACCGTTGCATCAAAGCGCAACTGATTTTTTGATTTACGGGTAGTAAAGGCACCTCCCAAACTTAATTCTTTCTTATACTGTGGCTTGATCATAAGATTGCCTCTGTGTATATACCAAAGATTAGAACTATCGACCAGTGGCGCCAAACTATTGATACCGGGATATGTTACGGAAGTTGAAAAATCGAGATTGAATCTTAACTCATAGCTGCCATATTGATGGTTATAATATTCAATAGCCGCATCAGGGACGAAGTATGAGTACTTATAGGAAATATTCTGAAAATTGTGCCGGGACCGGTGATCGAAATTAAAGTACTGGTTTCTGAAATTAGCTGAAAAGGAAACCCATTTGTTATACCTGTTGGTTAGTGTTCTCTGGAAATTTTTGGAGATATAAAATACAGGCTGAAGGTTAAAAGTGGAAAGTTCCCTATTGTTGGTCAGGTAGTTATTTATGTTGTATTCTTTTGTTACTGCATCCCTGTCGGTGACTTTATCTGTATAATCTTCGTTTTTAAGTATAAGAGATCCCGACAGGCCCATTTGTATTCCGCTGAAGCTTCTTTTGTTAAAGAAAAGTCGTGTTAATCCCGGATACCTGGCGGTTATAGTATGTGTTCCGCTATGGGCATTACGTTGTTCGAAAATTCTGTCGAATTCCTTATTATCGCTTGAATGAATGTTTGAGATGAATTGTGATTGATTCCTGCTATAACCGTCTCCACTTTCGGCAGAGAAGCGGTAACCTACTGTAAAATCGCCGGCTATGCGTTTTTTCATGTTCCAATCGTTATCCCTGTTCGTATACTCCAGCCCGATGTCCAGCCGGTTCTTTTTCGTCTCTGATTCAATGCGGGAGACACTACTGCTGATAGCTCCCACCCCTGTTTTATCCTGCTCATCATGTGTTTCGGACAGGCTATTATCCTTTCCCCGATTTAGCGAGGCGGTCAACACCAGATCTGTACGTTCAGAATTCCAGGTATATTTACCATTCATTTTCTGATCCCAGGTTTTATTATCGGCAACCTGGACAGAGCGTTTTGACAGCACAGTATCTGCTTCCAAAAAGCTATTAAAAAGACTTGTATTATTTATGAGTGAATTATTTCCTTTTAAGAAATAGTCTGCATTAATGCGGCTTGTGCGGCGGTATTCAACTTCGGGAATAAAGTCGTATTGCATTTTTGCGCCTGCTGCTGCGGTTTTATTCAGTCCCCGCATACTAAAATCGCTTTGGTAATCCGCATTAGCGCCTTCCCCTTTATACGAGCCGTTTTTCACCAACACGTCGATATCCGGTGCCAGTTTGTTGATATTATTCAGTGCTCCTACCGTATTGATTTGCAATTTTCTATTAAACCCACTCAACATTCCGTCGGCCGCGTACCTACCATCGGTACCAAGGCTACCGCTCAGTTTTCCGAAATAGCCCATTTTTTTATCGTCTTTTAGCCTGATGTTAGCAAACATGGTACTATCCAATGGGTTTTTTTCATCGCGCTGTTGATATACCTGGATTTTATCCAATGCTTCTTTAGGGAGGTTGCGAGTGGCGATAGCAGGATCATTAGTACCCATAAAAGGTTTTCCTTCCACCATTACTGCATTTATTTT
The Filimonas effusa genome window above contains:
- a CDS encoding O-antigen ligase family protein — encoded protein: MKAIYVVLILLSMVFVYELFLGYMQYNDIDGSSNDGSLDIKGSFQNSGVMAMYLVVQLPLMYFLILEAGSGQVKFIGNKVRGLKSLRWGIYITLFVATVFLVYKTQSRTSYLSLATISLACILLRHGHWLRRKMAAMTKGGRFAVISIMVMVVSLSACSLFAMKKASALGRMMKIAITWEHMDDFLLTGTGLGRFSWYYPQWQAEYFASHSQPPTSFFLNAGESYIIFNELLQLLKEIGLIGFALFVILMIGFFSLKSAKHFRLMRALKLTVIGILSCSLASYPLHVNYLLWLFSFCFFTAVILATSSFFSFINNRIAAVFNLKLKILSLTISVLLLSCVSVKSISLFYSYCHWMQVRGSAGSAEIRMNTYRSLEKSLGKDGKFLTDYGYVLLNEGHTAGSAIVLDDARRYFISLQTIETLSVACFENGQVNDAIACRKWLCNFLPARFGLRYELLKLYQSKNDSVNARRIANAILEMPVKIPSSRVQYIKNTAKGILEVK
- a CDS encoding helix-turn-helix domain-containing protein encodes the protein MTTRSINRLDKIHYLISQRNTGSPQQLSKKLRISERCARQYITLLKELGAPIVYSRKRNTYFYKEDGYFIFQFTKL
- a CDS encoding peptidase associated domain and porin domain-containing protein, translating into MRKAILLTCCACYSLLVFAQTDSTGNIGIVKGKAKDSVYNFMLTSATVAVYLDSDSSLIQFSLPDNFGEFTIGKLPLGKRLRLIISHVGYTTFLKKFSLSNDKKELDLGLLYLFQAVQKDGNTLEEVIVKSVPPMRMNGDTVEFNADAFRMDVNATAEDLMRRLPGFTVWGDGEITYNGKKINAVMVEGKPFMGTNDPAIATRNLPKEALDKIQVYQQRDEKNPLDSTMFANIRLKDDKKMGYFGKLSGSLGTDGRYAADGMLSGFNRKLQINTVGALNNINKLAPDIDVLVKNGSYKGEGANADYQSDFSMRGLNKTAAAGAKMQYDFIPEVEYRRTSRINADYFLKGNNSLINNTSLFNSFLEADTVLSKRSVQVADNKTWDQKMNGKYTWNSERTDLVLTASLNRGKDNSLSETHDEQDKTGVGAISSSVSRIESETKKNRLDIGLEYTNRDNDWNMKKRIAGDFTVGYRFSAESGDGYSRNQSQFISNIHSSDNKEFDRIFEQRNAHSGTHTITARYPGLTRLFFNKRSFSGIQMGLSGSLILKNEDYTDKVTDRDAVTKEYNINNYLTNNRELSTFNLQPVFYISKNFQRTLTNRYNKWVSFSANFRNQYFNFDHRSRHNFQNISYKYSYFVPDAAIEYYNHQYGSYELRFNLDFSTSVTYPGINSLAPLVDSSNLWYIHRGNLMIKPQYKKELSLGGAFTTRKSKNQLRFDATVKLGKINNSFADSTLYNKEGVRTVYTVNVDGNKFVNIESGIRKYIEIRKNTTLEVNGRYSINISEEPQYVNNTLNTSIGSYQNLLFYLGFGHKDLLNVKTEAGLRIYNSRQEGFDNNSFKSTNSYLRLITALQFPKHFAWNTNLTYNKSNSNNSDALYFTIWNASLSYRFLKGNNAEIKLAALDILRQNKGIVNTASANSQTLTTSNVLQQYYMITLSYYPRKFGKKE